A region of Candidatus Krumholzibacteriia bacterium DNA encodes the following proteins:
- a CDS encoding secretin N-terminal domain-containing protein: MFSIRNRSALELAEVLNRLIGTGVLNLAEPATSGETNQNATTPAATPFPATALRADHGRLVLSADVATNTLFATGDASLIDKVEGLIKTLDVMASQVMIEVLILNLSDSDAFDLGVEIRGIRDKSAIVILSSLFGLGAPNPIADLVLPTVSGFTGVVLNPGDFSVLVNALQILNKGRALNIPKVLVNSNQMANLASVLQTPFLSTNSTTVVATTTFGGTQDAGTTIQVRPQIAEADHLVLEYSIVLSTFVGTASDPSLPPPRQQNNLQSVATIPDGYTVALGGLETTSETEQTSQVPFLGRLPLLGRLFRSESKLTSHSRFYVFIRASILRGADFQHLKFLSDVELHRADLDPGWPEVEPALIR, translated from the coding sequence GTGTTCTCGATCCGCAACCGTAGCGCCTTGGAACTCGCCGAGGTCCTGAACCGCTTGATCGGCACCGGCGTCTTGAATCTGGCGGAGCCAGCGACGAGCGGGGAGACGAACCAGAATGCTACGACGCCCGCCGCGACCCCGTTCCCAGCGACTGCTTTGCGTGCGGATCACGGCAGGCTGGTGCTGAGCGCCGACGTAGCTACCAACACTCTGTTCGCCACCGGCGATGCGAGCCTCATCGACAAGGTCGAGGGGCTCATCAAGACGCTCGACGTGATGGCGTCGCAAGTCATGATCGAGGTCCTGATCCTCAACTTGAGCGACAGCGACGCCTTTGACTTGGGGGTCGAGATTCGTGGCATCAGGGACAAAAGCGCCATCGTGATCCTCTCCTCTCTCTTCGGCCTGGGTGCGCCCAACCCGATCGCCGACCTGGTGCTCCCGACCGTGTCCGGCTTCACGGGCGTCGTGCTCAATCCAGGCGACTTCAGCGTGCTGGTGAACGCCCTGCAGATCCTCAACAAAGGGCGCGCACTCAACATCCCCAAGGTCCTGGTGAACTCCAACCAAATGGCGAACCTCGCCTCGGTGCTGCAGACTCCCTTCCTCAGCACCAACTCCACCACCGTTGTCGCTACGACCACCTTCGGTGGCACTCAAGACGCCGGCACCACGATCCAGGTCCGGCCTCAGATTGCCGAGGCCGATCACCTTGTCCTGGAGTATTCCATCGTCCTGAGCACGTTCGTGGGCACAGCGAGCGACCCTTCCCTGCCCCCGCCGCGCCAGCAGAACAACCTGCAGAGCGTCGCCACGATCCCCGACGGTTACACCGTCGCACTCGGCGGTCTGGAGACGACGAGCGAGACGGAGCAGACCTCGCAGGTGCCTTTCCTTGGAAGGCTGCCTCTGCTCGGACGGCTGTTCCGCTCCGAGTCCAAGCTGACCTCGCACTCGCGCTTCTATGTCTTCATCCGCGCCAGCATCCTCCGTGGCGCGGACTTCCAACATCTGAAGTTCCTGAGCGACGTCGAATTGCATAGAGCCGACCTCGATCCCGGCTGGCCCGAGGTCGAGCCGGCCCTGATCAGATGA
- a CDS encoding GerMN domain-containing protein, translating into MLPCISSCTSSSARISPTHDDDASHDPGKAHELTLEALDVIESDSAKAEELLNAALKADLYHGPAHNDLGVLYLRQSRLYEAANEFELARKLMPGNPDPRLNLGLTLEKAGLNERAFDAYNAALEVSPEHIRTIQAIARLTLRTDRKNDRLMGMLEDITLRGETNHWRHWAQDQMSRSKIATGKTSLLRVTTPRTGNTVTSPLRVSGEARGTWFFEANFPVRLLNQDGQEIAIAPAEARGEWMTENFVPFEAVLEFSAPAPGTSGTLVLEKNNPSGLSEQADEFLMPVRFGTTEPGESSAGVSLVQAYFGNHGMAVDAKGDCEAIFPVVRTVPRTQGPARAALEALLAGPTPEEKAQGYFTSIDAGVRVRGLIIKNGVATVDFSEEMERAGDSCRMSAIRAQIDASLRQFPTVQSVRISIVGKTENILQP; encoded by the coding sequence TTGCTTCCCTGCATCTCCTCCTGTACGTCGTCTTCGGCGAGGATCTCCCCGACTCACGACGACGACGCAAGCCACGATCCCGGAAAGGCCCACGAGCTGACCCTCGAGGCTCTGGACGTCATCGAAAGCGACTCGGCAAAGGCAGAGGAACTCCTGAATGCGGCCCTGAAGGCCGACCTCTATCACGGACCCGCACACAACGACTTGGGAGTGCTGTATTTACGGCAGTCTAGGCTCTACGAGGCCGCCAACGAGTTCGAGTTGGCACGCAAGCTCATGCCCGGAAACCCGGACCCGAGGTTGAACCTCGGTTTGACGCTCGAAAAAGCGGGACTGAATGAGCGAGCGTTCGATGCCTACAACGCGGCCCTGGAGGTTTCGCCCGAGCACATCCGGACCATCCAGGCCATCGCCAGGCTGACGCTGCGTACCGACCGGAAGAATGATCGGCTCATGGGGATGCTCGAGGACATCACGCTACGTGGTGAAACGAACCATTGGCGCCATTGGGCCCAGGACCAGATGTCCAGGTCGAAGATCGCGACCGGGAAGACGAGTCTCCTCCGCGTCACGACACCTCGGACGGGCAACACCGTCACGAGCCCACTGCGCGTGAGCGGCGAAGCACGTGGCACCTGGTTCTTCGAGGCCAACTTCCCAGTGCGGTTGCTGAATCAGGACGGCCAAGAAATCGCGATCGCACCGGCAGAAGCTCGCGGCGAGTGGATGACGGAGAACTTCGTTCCGTTCGAGGCCGTGCTCGAGTTCAGTGCGCCAGCCCCGGGAACTTCGGGAACGTTGGTTCTGGAGAAGAACAATCCATCCGGGCTCTCGGAGCAGGCCGACGAGTTTCTCATGCCGGTTCGATTCGGCACGACGGAACCGGGAGAATCTTCGGCGGGAGTAAGCTTGGTCCAGGCGTATTTTGGGAACCACGGCATGGCCGTGGATGCGAAGGGCGACTGCGAAGCGATCTTCCCGGTCGTCCGGACGGTCCCGCGGACGCAGGGGCCGGCGCGTGCGGCCCTCGAAGCGCTCCTCGCGGGTCCCACGCCCGAGGAAAAAGCACAAGGCTATTTCACGAGTATCGACGCGGGGGTGCGTGTCCGAGGCCTGATCATCAAAAACGGCGTCGCGACCGTCGACTTCAGCGAGGAGATGGAGCGCGCCGGTGACTCGTGCCGGATGTCGGCAATCCGAGCTCAAATCGACGCGTCTCTCCGGCAGTTTCCCACGGTCCAGTCGGTCCGGATCTCCATCGTGGGCAAAACGGAAAATATCCTGCAGCCATAA
- a CDS encoding polysaccharide deacetylase family protein, giving the protein MIGQRGTKLRRLARRAVQRLAPGSMILLYHRIAEARADPWSLCVRPHHFAEHLEVLCGRIAPLTEICENASSARTGGRFALTFDDGYADTLHTALPLLERHEAPATVFVATGGVDDGRPFWWDELVALTEAQEPSVQRELQALLGDLDRVSRQEHLVALRVEAGVEVSASTPARALNRAEIVRLATGGLVEIGAHTVSHPKLPALAPAAQEREIRDSRDFLAAIIGRPITSFAYPHGRHDATTRRIVHEAGFRRACTSHGGTVRRCTDPLRLPRLEVPDCDGDTFARILRRLGF; this is encoded by the coding sequence GTGATCGGTCAGCGCGGTACCAAGCTCCGCCGCCTGGCGCGCCGTGCCGTGCAGCGCCTCGCGCCCGGCTCGATGATCCTGCTCTATCACCGCATCGCCGAAGCTCGAGCCGACCCTTGGTCCCTCTGCGTCCGCCCGCATCACTTCGCCGAGCACCTCGAGGTGCTGTGCGGCCGCATCGCGCCATTGACGGAGATCTGCGAAAACGCGTCGAGCGCGCGTACGGGTGGACGATTCGCCCTCACCTTCGACGACGGGTACGCCGACACGCTCCACACGGCGCTGCCGCTCCTCGAGCGACACGAGGCGCCGGCCACCGTGTTCGTGGCGACCGGTGGTGTGGACGACGGGCGACCCTTCTGGTGGGACGAGCTCGTAGCGCTCACCGAGGCACAGGAACCTTCCGTACAGCGAGAGCTCCAGGCTCTCCTCGGCGATCTCGACCGGGTGAGCCGCCAGGAGCATCTCGTGGCGCTACGCGTTGAGGCGGGGGTCGAGGTGTCTGCTTCGACGCCGGCGCGCGCCTTGAACCGCGCGGAGATCGTCCGGCTCGCCACCGGCGGGCTGGTGGAAATCGGCGCGCACACCGTGTCGCACCCGAAGCTCCCGGCGCTGGCGCCGGCTGCTCAGGAGCGCGAGATCCGCGACAGCCGGGACTTCTTGGCTGCCATCATCGGGCGCCCGATCACGAGCTTCGCCTACCCGCATGGCCGCCACGATGCGACGACACGCAGAATCGTGCACGAGGCCGGCTTCCGCCGCGCCTGCACCAGTCACGGCGGCACCGTGCGGCGCTGCACCGATCCACTCCGCCTGCCCCGCCTCGAGGTCCCGGACTGCGACGGCGACACCTTCGCCCGCATCCTCCGGCGCCTGGGCTTCTGA
- a CDS encoding glycosyltransferase: MRRAPTVSAVICFLDAERFLREAIRSVWAQTFTDWELLLVDDGSRDGGHEIAQEMLSQRPEQMRLLEHPGRENRGISASRNLALREARGRYVAFLDADDVWLPEKLERQVALLDAHPEIGMTYGRTQRWYGWTGKPGDAKRDLWYPNYVPDGTIVAAPDLLTLYLQSGGAAVPGICSLLARREAVMAVGGFDDHFRGIFEDQVFYARMCLQHAVLVTDDETTRYRQHETSCCAGAQQRGDYDPFLPNAGRRRYLHWLRDLVQERRCEDAVLWKALRRELRPYGHPLLSWPWFHFPRWRAQSKEALKELARRALPAPLLRWVKARLRRRAYVPPAGWVRFGDLRRREPMSRTFGYDRGLPVDRLYIERFLAAHAADVRGRALEVGDDTYTRRFGRERVQRRDVLHPSAGASGATVIADLARAEHLPADTFDCIVLTQTLQFIYDLPAAVRTLHRILKPGGVVLATVPGLTPLGDYEWTWCWSFTPHSARRLFTSVFAAGAVEVEAFGNVLTATAFLHGIAAEELRPEELEHHDPSYPLLITVRAVKEAEEGVAGSDAGGVAA; the protein is encoded by the coding sequence ATGAGGCGCGCACCGACGGTATCCGCCGTGATCTGTTTCCTCGACGCCGAGCGCTTTCTGCGCGAGGCGATTCGAAGCGTCTGGGCGCAGACCTTCACCGACTGGGAGTTGCTCCTGGTCGACGACGGCTCGCGGGACGGCGGGCACGAGATCGCCCAGGAGATGCTGTCGCAACGCCCTGAGCAGATGCGTCTCCTCGAGCACCCGGGGCGCGAGAACCGCGGCATCAGCGCCTCACGCAATCTGGCGCTCCGGGAGGCGCGCGGCCGCTACGTGGCCTTCCTGGACGCCGACGACGTCTGGCTGCCCGAGAAGCTCGAGCGCCAGGTCGCTCTCCTCGACGCGCATCCCGAGATCGGGATGACCTACGGCCGCACGCAGCGCTGGTACGGGTGGACGGGCAAGCCCGGCGACGCCAAGCGGGACCTGTGGTATCCGAACTATGTCCCGGATGGAACGATCGTGGCGGCTCCGGATCTCCTCACCCTCTACCTGCAGAGCGGCGGCGCGGCAGTGCCCGGCATCTGCAGTTTGCTCGCGCGTCGCGAGGCCGTGATGGCGGTCGGCGGCTTCGACGACCACTTCCGCGGCATCTTCGAAGATCAGGTCTTCTACGCGCGGATGTGCCTGCAGCATGCGGTGCTGGTGACCGACGACGAGACGACGCGCTATCGCCAGCACGAGACCTCGTGCTGCGCTGGCGCGCAGCAGAGGGGCGACTACGATCCGTTCCTCCCCAACGCCGGCCGGCGCCGCTATCTGCACTGGTTGCGTGATCTCGTCCAGGAGCGGCGCTGCGAGGACGCAGTGCTCTGGAAAGCGCTGCGCCGCGAGCTGCGGCCATACGGGCACCCGCTGCTTTCCTGGCCTTGGTTCCATTTCCCACGCTGGCGGGCACAGTCGAAGGAGGCGCTGAAGGAGCTGGCGCGCAGAGCGCTGCCCGCTCCGCTTCTGCGCTGGGTCAAGGCGCGACTGCGCCGGCGCGCCTACGTGCCGCCGGCAGGTTGGGTGCGCTTCGGCGATTTACGGCGCCGCGAGCCGATGAGCCGCACCTTTGGCTACGACCGCGGCCTGCCGGTGGACCGCCTCTATATCGAGCGCTTCCTCGCTGCCCATGCTGCGGATGTCCGTGGCCGCGCCCTCGAGGTGGGCGACGACACCTACACGCGCCGCTTCGGGCGTGAGCGCGTGCAGCGCCGCGATGTGCTGCATCCGAGCGCCGGTGCGTCGGGCGCCACCGTCATCGCCGATCTCGCCCGTGCAGAGCACCTCCCCGCCGACACCTTCGACTGCATCGTCCTCACCCAAACGCTCCAGTTCATCTACGACCTGCCGGCTGCGGTGAGGACCTTGCACCGCATCCTCAAGCCTGGTGGTGTCGTCCTCGCCACCGTGCCGGGCTTGACCCCACTGGGCGACTACGAGTGGACCTGGTGCTGGAGCTTCACGCCGCACTCGGCGCGGCGTCTGTTCACCTCGGTGTTCGCGGCGGGCGCGGTCGAAGTCGAGGCGTTTGGCAACGTGCTGACCGCCACGGCTTTCCTCCACGGCATCGCCGCGGAGGAGCTGCGCCCGGAAGAGCTCGAGCACCACGACCCGAGCTATCCGCTGCTGATCACGGTGCGCGCGGTGAAAGAAGCGGAAGAGGGGGTCGCGGGAAGCGATGCCGGTGGGGTGGCGGCGTGA
- a CDS encoding ABC transporter ATP-binding protein, producing the protein MTELGVVRALAPLRRWHPWLVPGLVGLGLLAALSEGVGLSLFMPFLYSLGDGTFAPPADGFLGQALQHLFESFPASHRLLAVGLGILGLVLLKNLLVYGTEMLQSWTRTLLVHSLRARLADVLLDARLDRIESTDSGKLLNALQNQTQETGVAFATYGELLVRVCAAIVFAAFLFLVSWKLTLGVGCALLAISLLVRQAWRRVEAGSQRYVRALDELSQRSLELLSGMRTIRVFAREEYERQRFSRASHRASQIWFRLDQLSGLVRPASEVLVIVVLVAVLFGSLRDVSNLPTILTFGFIVYRLRPHVQGIDVARAQLLAAKAPVESVMALLRAHAAPASQVGAQPFTALDHEIRFEQVDFRPAGAERDILRGVALRIPARRTTAVIGPSGAGKSTLIHLLLRLYDPTRGAILVDGVPLADLELAAWRRRVAAVTQDAILFNASVRENIAYGRANATFEDVVRAARLAGADAFIRALPNGYDTLVGDQGFRLSGGQKQRLALGRALIRDPEILILDEATNALDAETETLVQDAVASLGEELTLIVVSHRLSAVARADHFVLLEEGRVTAQGPRAEIPLLMETVHRLYGEGFVSGWERGGDSRLAAAGDA; encoded by the coding sequence TTGACCGAACTCGGTGTCGTTCGCGCCCTCGCCCCGCTGCGCCGCTGGCATCCGTGGCTCGTTCCGGGACTGGTGGGGCTCGGCCTCCTGGCCGCTCTCTCCGAGGGCGTGGGCCTCTCGCTCTTCATGCCGTTCCTCTACAGCCTGGGGGACGGCACCTTCGCGCCCCCCGCCGACGGCTTCCTCGGCCAGGCGCTGCAGCACCTCTTCGAGAGCTTCCCGGCTTCCCATCGTCTCCTCGCCGTGGGCCTCGGCATCCTGGGCCTCGTGTTGTTGAAGAACCTTCTCGTCTATGGTACCGAGATGCTGCAGAGCTGGACGCGCACCCTCCTGGTGCACTCGCTGCGCGCGCGCCTGGCCGATGTCCTCCTCGACGCCCGGCTCGACCGCATCGAGAGCACCGATTCTGGGAAGCTGCTGAACGCGCTGCAGAATCAAACCCAGGAGACCGGCGTCGCCTTCGCCACCTATGGCGAGCTGCTGGTCCGCGTCTGCGCGGCCATCGTCTTCGCGGCCTTCCTCTTCCTCGTCTCCTGGAAGCTGACCCTCGGCGTGGGTTGCGCGCTGCTCGCGATCTCGCTCCTCGTCCGGCAAGCATGGCGTCGCGTCGAGGCCGGATCGCAGCGTTACGTCCGCGCTTTGGACGAGCTTTCCCAGCGCAGCTTGGAGCTGCTGTCCGGGATGCGCACGATCCGGGTCTTCGCCCGCGAGGAGTACGAGCGCCAGCGCTTCAGCCGTGCCTCGCACCGGGCGAGCCAGATCTGGTTCCGCCTCGACCAGCTGTCGGGACTGGTGCGACCGGCCTCGGAAGTGCTCGTCATCGTCGTCCTCGTGGCGGTGCTCTTCGGGTCGCTGCGTGATGTTTCCAACCTGCCGACCATTCTCACCTTCGGCTTCATCGTCTACCGGCTGCGGCCGCACGTGCAGGGCATCGACGTGGCGCGGGCGCAGCTCCTGGCGGCAAAGGCCCCGGTCGAGTCGGTGATGGCGCTGCTCCGCGCGCACGCGGCGCCGGCGTCGCAGGTGGGAGCGCAGCCCTTCACGGCCTTGGACCACGAGATCCGCTTCGAGCAGGTGGATTTCCGCCCTGCCGGCGCGGAGCGCGACATTCTTCGCGGTGTGGCGCTGCGGATTCCGGCGCGCCGCACCACTGCCGTCATCGGACCGAGCGGCGCGGGCAAGTCCACCCTCATCCATCTCTTGCTCCGGCTCTACGACCCCACCCGGGGCGCCATCCTGGTGGACGGTGTCCCCCTCGCCGACCTGGAGCTCGCCGCCTGGCGCCGCCGCGTCGCTGCGGTGACGCAGGACGCCATCCTCTTCAACGCCAGCGTGCGAGAGAACATCGCCTACGGCCGCGCCAATGCCACGTTCGAGGACGTGGTGCGCGCCGCCCGCTTGGCCGGGGCCGACGCGTTCATCCGTGCCTTGCCGAACGGCTACGACACCCTCGTGGGCGATCAGGGGTTCCGCCTCTCGGGAGGCCAGAAACAACGACTCGCCCTCGGACGCGCCCTCATCCGCGATCCGGAGATCCTCATTCTCGACGAAGCGACGAACGCCCTCGACGCCGAAACGGAAACCCTCGTGCAGGATGCGGTGGCGTCGCTGGGAGAGGAGCTGACGCTCATTGTGGTCTCCCACCGACTCTCCGCCGTGGCCCGCGCCGACCACTTCGTGCTCCTCGAGGAGGGAAGAGTCACGGCACAAGGCCCGCGCGCCGAGATCCCTTTGCTCATGGAAACCGTGCACCGCCTCTACGGGGAGGGTTTCGTGTCTGGCTGGGAACGTGGCGGCGACTCGCGCCTGGCGGCGGCAGGTGACGCATGA